In Flavivirga abyssicola, the following are encoded in one genomic region:
- a CDS encoding translocation/assembly module TamB domain-containing protein, which translates to MLLFIILVLVLSIPAIQTSLGNYATKRINNDFGTNINIDKIGLQFNGDVELKNIYIEDYKKDTLINITELNTSILNYGNLSNGKLEFGDIDIIGLVFNIKTYEGSRDTNLDIFVAKLEGDNPTKGDGSFLLSSSDVSIYNGIFNLSDENRETTNVLHFNNLNINATNFLIKGSDVSARINTLSLIDSRGLVMENLMTDFAYTLKDMTFANLQIKTPKSVLNGDLKFSYDRKDLQFFTDKVLVSASFKDSNVQLDELNTFYNEFGANQSAKFSVNLSGTLNDLQTTNLKLNTSRNTRVYGDINFKNLFNKENDNFYMNGYFRNLSSTYRDLKGLLPNVLGDAIPSSFNRLGMFIIVGNSQVTSSTVIADIEIVTELGFVDSNLEITKINDIDNASYKGNIIFEEFDFGTFLNDPAVGNASLNFDVNGKGFIAENVNTQVKGDVFDVDYNNYNYKGVKVAGNVRNKIFDGNLTVNDKNLKMSFAGLVDFSEVIKKYDFEANVDYANLKALNFVKKDSLSIFRSRVRMNMNASNYDDAYGKISFRNTSYKNQNDNYYFNKLDVLSRFEGATRFIEFNSPDIIEGDLKGRFVFKDLRKLFENSLGHIYTNYEPHEVATNQSIDFNFKIYNKIIEVVYPEIELGKNTFIRGRVESDEKNFKLTFKSPKIRLLDNFASHIELQVDNSNPLFNTYIEVDSLKTKHYNVSKFNLINVTVNDTLFMRSEFKGGKRNNDSYNLSFYHTINEEKESVIGFKKSDVTIKNNKWFINENKDRFNKIAFNKGFTKFDIDRLRINHNNEEIKLSGILRDSTEKDLKLSFKNVDLAKITPDIDSLSLAGNVNGKLDILQKNGNYLPNSSVIIDDFKVNDFLLGSFDAAITGNKTLTNYKLDVTIKNDTSRSFSAKGDISVLGDDAKIDADLNFDDFNLVPLNPLLDGVLTNIRGKVSGDVNVIGRLKHPDINGDLTLNDAGLGIPYLNVDYDFKRNASVTLKNQSFIFNKIQIRDTKFNSKGELNGSLNHVNFSKWSLGLNLKTPRLLVLDTKETEDALYYGTGFVGGRASIVGPTEELVIDVVGATKRGTVFKIPLSDAESFGDNSFIHFITKDEKEARKKGEEVVFNEIKGLELDFDLDLTEEAEVEIIIDKNTGHSLKGRGRGGLLVEINTNGKFNMWGDFSVFEGVYNFAYGGLIQKEFIVQPGGTLAWNGDPLNAIMDMNAIYKTQANPSPLLDNPINRSIPVELNISLKGNLEKPDPDFSFEFPNVNSTIKSELQYRLESADDKQNQALYLISTGSFSRGLNELNFSGTIAERLNGIISGIFGNGDSKLNLGVNYEAGQNRPDYQTDNRVVATIQTQISDRVLINGKVGVPVGGAGATETVIAGDVEIDFLLNEEGTLTAKVFNRENSIRNFGEDIGYTQGIGLSYSVDFDTFKELLQKFFKKPEKEEKIPEEKTQEIDANALPDFITVKPSTQK; encoded by the coding sequence TTGCTGCTTTTCATCATTTTGGTGCTTGTGCTTTCTATACCCGCAATTCAAACCAGTTTGGGGAATTATGCTACGAAAAGAATCAACAATGATTTTGGTACGAATATAAACATCGATAAGATTGGTTTACAGTTTAATGGCGATGTTGAACTAAAAAATATTTACATAGAAGATTATAAGAAAGATACGCTTATAAACATCACCGAATTAAATACGTCTATTTTAAATTATGGGAATTTATCTAATGGTAAATTAGAATTCGGAGATATAGACATTATAGGTTTGGTTTTTAATATTAAAACCTATGAAGGTTCAAGAGATACCAATCTAGATATTTTTGTTGCTAAGCTAGAAGGAGACAACCCAACAAAAGGAGATGGAAGTTTTCTACTATCCTCTAGCGATGTTTCTATTTATAACGGTATTTTTAATCTATCTGATGAAAATAGAGAAACCACAAATGTGCTTCATTTTAATAACCTAAACATTAATGCAACCAATTTTTTAATTAAAGGAAGTGATGTAAGTGCTAGAATTAATACGTTGTCTCTTATTGATAGCCGAGGCTTGGTTATGGAAAATTTAATGACAGATTTTGCATATACATTAAAAGATATGACGTTTGCAAATCTTCAAATAAAAACACCTAAGTCTGTTTTAAATGGAGATTTAAAGTTTTCTTATGATAGAAAAGATCTGCAATTCTTTACAGATAAAGTTTTGGTTTCTGCAAGTTTTAAAGACTCTAATGTTCAATTAGATGAACTTAATACATTCTACAATGAATTTGGCGCCAATCAATCTGCCAAGTTTAGTGTCAATTTATCAGGTACTTTAAACGACCTGCAAACAACAAATTTAAAATTGAATACCAGTAGGAATACTAGGGTTTATGGAGACATCAATTTCAAAAATTTGTTTAATAAAGAAAATGACAATTTTTATATGAACGGGTATTTTCGAAACCTTTCTTCTACATATAGAGATTTAAAAGGGCTATTGCCAAACGTTCTAGGAGACGCCATACCCTCGTCGTTTAATAGACTTGGCATGTTTATTATAGTAGGAAACTCTCAAGTAACAAGTTCTACGGTTATTGCAGATATAGAAATAGTGACCGAATTAGGTTTTGTTGACTCTAATTTAGAAATAACAAAAATTAATGACATCGATAACGCTTCCTATAAAGGAAATATCATTTTTGAAGAATTTGATTTTGGTACATTTCTTAATGATCCGGCAGTTGGAAATGCGTCTCTAAATTTTGATGTAAACGGTAAAGGGTTTATCGCAGAGAATGTTAATACACAGGTAAAAGGAGATGTTTTTGATGTTGATTATAACAATTACAACTATAAAGGGGTAAAGGTTGCTGGAAATGTTAGAAACAAAATTTTTGATGGAAACCTGACAGTAAACGATAAAAACTTAAAAATGAGTTTTGCCGGACTTGTGGATTTTTCTGAAGTTATTAAGAAGTATGATTTTGAGGCTAATGTTGATTATGCGAATTTAAAAGCACTAAACTTTGTGAAAAAAGATAGTCTTTCCATATTTAGAAGTCGTGTAAGAATGAATATGAATGCCAGTAATTATGATGATGCATATGGGAAAATCTCGTTTAGGAATACATCTTATAAAAATCAGAATGATAATTATTACTTTAATAAGTTAGATGTACTTTCTCGATTTGAAGGAGCCACGAGATTTATAGAATTTAATTCACCAGACATTATTGAAGGTGATTTAAAAGGGCGTTTTGTATTTAAAGATTTAAGGAAGCTATTCGAAAATTCATTAGGACATATTTACACCAATTATGAACCGCATGAAGTGGCAACAAATCAAAGTATCGATTTTAATTTCAAAATTTATAATAAGATTATTGAAGTCGTGTATCCAGAAATCGAACTTGGTAAAAACACCTTTATACGTGGTAGGGTTGAAAGCGACGAAAAAAACTTTAAACTTACGTTTAAATCTCCAAAAATCAGATTGCTGGATAATTTTGCTAGTCATATTGAATTGCAAGTTGATAATAGTAATCCGCTTTTCAATACCTATATAGAAGTAGATAGTTTAAAAACAAAGCATTATAATGTTTCTAAATTCAATTTAATTAATGTAACCGTTAATGATACTTTGTTTATGCGTTCTGAGTTTAAAGGAGGTAAACGAAATAATGATAGCTATAATTTAAGTTTTTATCATACTATTAATGAAGAAAAAGAATCCGTTATAGGCTTTAAAAAATCTGATGTCACCATTAAAAACAATAAGTGGTTTATTAATGAGAATAAAGATAGATTTAATAAAATAGCATTCAATAAAGGCTTTACTAAGTTCGATATTGATAGACTCAGAATTAACCATAATAATGAAGAGATTAAACTTTCCGGTATTCTAAGAGATTCTACAGAAAAAGATTTGAAGCTAAGCTTTAAAAATGTTGATTTAGCTAAAATAACTCCAGATATAGATAGTTTGTCATTAGCAGGTAATGTAAATGGAAAATTAGATATACTTCAAAAAAATGGCAATTATTTACCAAACTCTTCTGTTATCATTGATGACTTTAAGGTTAATGATTTTCTATTAGGTTCTTTTGATGCAGCCATTACAGGTAACAAAACACTTACGAATTATAAGTTGGATGTTACAATTAAAAATGATACTTCAAGATCATTTAGTGCAAAAGGTGACATAAGTGTTTTAGGAGACGATGCAAAAATAGACGCAGATTTAAACTTTGACGACTTTAATTTAGTGCCTTTAAATCCATTATTGGATGGTGTTTTAACTAATATACGAGGAAAAGTTTCTGGAGATGTAAACGTAATAGGTAGGCTTAAGCATCCAGATATTAATGGAGATCTAACCTTAAACGATGCAGGGCTTGGTATTCCATATCTTAACGTAGATTATGATTTTAAGCGTAATGCGTCAGTGACTTTAAAAAATCAGAGTTTCATTTTTAATAAGATTCAAATAAGAGATACTAAATTTAATTCAAAAGGAGAACTTAACGGTTCGTTAAATCATGTAAATTTTTCTAAGTGGAGTTTAGGTTTAAACCTCAAAACACCCCGATTGTTGGTGCTAGATACTAAAGAAACAGAAGATGCTCTGTATTACGGTACTGGTTTTGTAGGAGGTAGAGCAAGTATTGTTGGACCTACAGAAGAATTAGTTATAGATGTAGTAGGAGCAACCAAACGCGGAACAGTATTTAAAATACCACTTAGTGATGCTGAGTCTTTTGGAGATAATTCTTTTATTCATTTTATAACAAAAGATGAAAAAGAGGCTAGAAAAAAAGGAGAAGAAGTTGTTTTTAATGAAATTAAAGGATTGGAGTTAGATTTCGATTTAGACCTTACAGAAGAAGCCGAAGTAGAGATTATTATTGATAAAAACACAGGACATTCATTAAAAGGGCGCGGTAGAGGTGGTTTATTAGTCGAAATTAATACGAATGGTAAATTTAATATGTGGGGGGATTTCTCTGTATTTGAAGGCGTATATAATTTTGCTTATGGCGGATTAATTCAAAAAGAATTTATTGTACAACCTGGTGGAACGTTGGCATGGAATGGCGATCCATTAAACGCTATAATGGATATGAATGCTATTTACAAAACACAAGCTAACCCTTCGCCACTATTAGATAATCCAATTAATAGAAGCATTCCTGTTGAATTAAATATTAGCTTAAAAGGTAATTTAGAAAAACCAGATCCGGATTTTAGTTTTGAATTTCCTAATGTAAACTCAACAATTAAATCAGAGCTTCAATATCGATTAGAATCTGCAGACGATAAACAAAACCAAGCCCTGTATTTAATATCCACAGGGTCATTCTCCAGAGGATTAAATGAATTGAATTTCTCAGGAACCATAGCAGAGCGACTTAATGGTATTATTAGTGGTATTTTTGGAAATGGTGATAGTAAACTTAATCTGGGCGTCAATTATGAAGCTGGTCAAAACCGACCAGATTATCAAACAGATAATAGAGTTGTTGCCACCATACAAACACAAATTAGTGACCGTGTACTTATAAATGGAAAAGTAGGAGTCCCTGTTGGTGGGGCAGGAGCTACCGAAACTGTTATTGCTGGAGATGTAGAAATTGATTTTCTTTTAAATGAAGAAGGTACCCTAACAGCGAAAGTATTTAATAGAGAAAATAGTATTAGAAATTTTGGTGAAGACATAGGATACACACAAGGAATAGGACTTTCATATAGTGTCGATTTTGATACCTTTAAAGAATTACTTCAAAAGTTCTTTAAAAAACCTGAAAAAGAAGAGAAAATCCCAGAAGAAAAAACTCAAGAAATAGATGCTAATGCATTACCGGATTTTATTACAGTAAAACCCTCTACTCAAAAATAA